The Limnochordia bacterium genome window below encodes:
- a CDS encoding adenosylhomocysteinase → MGEHKDSSLKEKGTKRILWADDAMPVLGSIRQQWEVTRPLEGVCIAACLHVTTETANLMRTLKAGGAKVALCASNPLSTQDDVASALNEVFEIPTYAIRGEDNEAYYRHINQVLDFEPMITMDDGADLVNFVHTQRKELLPRIVGGTEETTTGVVRLTAMASKHVLQYPIIAVNDALTKHMFDNRYGTGQSTLDGILRATNHLICGTTFVVVGYGWCGRGVARRAAGLGANVIVTEVDPLKALEAVMDGYRVMPLADAAPLGDIFVTVTGNINVIDAQHFGQMKDKVLLANSGHFDVEINIKALRELAVNVEELREHVLQYTLPSGRRVRLLAEGRLVNLSAAEGHPAQVMDMSFANQALSVEYLITNSERLDNGVYPVPEPIDHNVAKLKLASLNIDIDTLTPQQVAYLADWRHGT, encoded by the coding sequence CTGGGTGAACACAAAGATAGTAGTCTAAAGGAAAAAGGCACAAAGCGGATCCTGTGGGCCGATGATGCTATGCCAGTTCTCGGTTCCATTCGTCAGCAATGGGAGGTTACCCGTCCCCTTGAAGGAGTTTGCATTGCCGCTTGTCTACATGTGACCACAGAAACGGCCAATCTCATGAGAACCCTCAAGGCCGGGGGCGCAAAGGTAGCCCTTTGTGCATCAAACCCTCTAAGTACCCAGGATGATGTGGCCAGTGCCCTTAATGAAGTTTTTGAGATTCCTACCTATGCCATACGTGGCGAAGACAATGAGGCGTATTACCGTCACATTAATCAAGTACTTGATTTTGAGCCGATGATCACCATGGATGACGGAGCGGATTTGGTCAATTTCGTCCATACCCAGCGGAAGGAGCTGTTGCCCCGGATTGTGGGTGGTACCGAGGAGACGACCACGGGAGTAGTCCGTCTCACGGCTATGGCCAGTAAGCATGTTTTGCAGTATCCAATCATTGCTGTTAACGATGCCTTAACTAAACATATGTTTGACAATCGGTATGGAACAGGGCAATCTACCCTTGATGGTATTCTCCGAGCGACCAATCACCTTATTTGCGGTACCACCTTCGTGGTAGTTGGCTATGGATGGTGTGGGCGGGGTGTGGCCCGGAGGGCGGCAGGGCTTGGAGCCAATGTGATCGTCACCGAGGTAGATCCCCTCAAGGCCCTGGAGGCTGTAATGGATGGGTACCGCGTGATGCCTTTGGCTGATGCGGCACCTTTGGGTGATATTTTCGTCACTGTGACTGGGAACATCAATGTCATAGATGCCCAGCACTTTGGTCAAATGAAGGACAAGGTGCTGCTAGCCAATTCCGGGCACTTCGATGTAGAGATTAACATCAAGGCCCTAAGGGAGTTAGCTGTTAATGTAGAGGAGTTGCGGGAGCATGTGCTGCAATACACCCTACCGTCTGGTCGGCGGGTTCGGTTGCTAGCGGAGGGGCGGCTAGTTAACCTCTCAGCGGCTGAAGGACACCCTGCACAGGTGATGGATATGAGTTTTGCCAATCAGGCCCTCTCCGTGGAGTATTTGATTACCAACAGTGAGCGATTAGACAACGGAGTATATCCTGTACCGGAACCGATTGATCATAACGTGGCGAAATTGAAACTGGCTAGCTTGAACATCGACATTGACACACTAACACCACAACAAGTGGCATACTTGGCAGACTGGCGGCACGGTACCTAA